One window from the genome of Dyadobacter sp. CECT 9275 encodes:
- a CDS encoding ScyD/ScyE family protein: MKTSVLLRISLLFVLFSISCKDDDQEVIQEPDKLTATDFASQLAAPLGITKGANNNLWVTEMGTGNNDGKVSMITPEGKVYPAITEFTSVISPEEGTPSGLTHLTYKDGSLYILHGVDGKLYKADVSSFKAGDAPVKASTLVGEEIGKFVLAHNFTVDKDETNLFNLTWGTDGDLFITDAAANAVIRRKSDGTLSIFAEIPPFTNPGQVGGPMIDFVPTGIAYDGSKFFVTSLTGFPFIEGKASVQQLDNTGKLSVYKEGYTALVDVVLTPGNKPLVLQFAKFVLPDGFAPNSGKISNEGGTLMIDGLMMPTDIERVGDKTYYAVSMALGKVTKLTY, from the coding sequence ATGAAAACTTCAGTTCTTTTGCGCATTTCATTACTGTTTGTACTTTTTTCAATCAGTTGTAAAGACGATGATCAAGAGGTGATCCAGGAGCCTGACAAGCTTACGGCAACCGATTTTGCAAGCCAGCTGGCTGCACCGCTGGGTATTACTAAAGGCGCCAACAATAATTTGTGGGTTACGGAAATGGGTACCGGAAACAATGATGGGAAGGTATCTATGATCACTCCGGAAGGTAAGGTTTATCCGGCCATCACTGAGTTTACATCTGTGATTAGCCCAGAGGAAGGTACCCCAAGCGGCCTTACCCATCTGACTTACAAGGATGGATCGTTGTATATTCTGCATGGTGTGGACGGTAAATTGTATAAAGCGGATGTATCCTCTTTCAAAGCCGGTGACGCACCGGTGAAGGCTAGTACACTGGTTGGAGAAGAAATCGGGAAGTTTGTCCTGGCCCATAATTTCACAGTGGATAAAGACGAAACGAATCTGTTTAACCTTACCTGGGGAACAGACGGGGATTTGTTTATAACCGACGCTGCAGCCAATGCGGTTATCCGCCGTAAGTCTGATGGCACCTTGAGCATATTTGCCGAAATTCCTCCATTTACCAACCCGGGCCAGGTAGGAGGGCCTATGATTGACTTTGTGCCAACAGGGATTGCTTATGACGGTTCTAAGTTTTTTGTAACTTCTCTGACCGGCTTCCCTTTTATAGAAGGCAAAGCGTCCGTTCAGCAATTGGATAACACAGGGAAGTTATCTGTTTACAAAGAGGGTTACACCGCATTGGTTGATGTGGTACTGACACCGGGCAATAAGCCGCTGGTACTTCAGTTTGCGAAATTTGTACTTCCCGACGGTTTTGCGCCCAATAGCGGTAAAATTTCCAATGAAGGAGGTACACTCATGATTGACGGCCTAATGATGCCAACAGACATCGAAAGAGTGGGTGATAAAACGTATTATGCCGTATCTATGGCACTTGGAAAAGTTACCAAACTGACCTACTGA